The proteins below come from a single Psychrobacter sp. FDAARGOS_221 genomic window:
- a CDS encoding Na/Pi cotransporter family protein → MKNRYLNSMVPVFVLRHISKLKYLGLTLLIAALVYSFLMSSAWLVLCYGLALFLFGMQCIESGLHNAAGGTLERLMAKSTETPVKGFLFGIGSTFLLQSTTLVSLLTIAFLSTGMITLAGGLAVILGTNLGASSGAWLLALAGQSISLSPAAIPMLVVGVLLGFLDSRLKALGQALIGIALIFLGIDSIKDGFGAFNTIELSGIEASGVSQVLLFTFIGFILTCVLQSSHATLILILAALSAQQITLPQGFAIALGSNLGSSFTTALVGMLSSDRNGQRLALAHLIFNWVTALLSLILWLPLTYLVSWIAIQARMPSPLLQLALFHTLFNVLGLSVFWGLQNKLVQVLVKILPDKKPKKRLPDDSEAVLPRHLHSNMLKSTDTAIYAVTQEVQHLAILGLEVVCHAIYIPNAELYHPSDRLPVPKTPLQLDVQSLYEWQIKPLYSDILSFTSKIDIQDNKKLQKKLTDAHIAAFHVVEIVKQSKHLQKNMQHFLSHPEAQVYQDYMQLRQSLFEMLLSFNQIRSEINDNSEQQSDIDRFIEQSEYTSPLHAQVLEKLRAEGLDKLQASSLINDMNYVRRISSGLSEILISLATPQDKKSQSKKKKKKKSSKKSKQSQQEATPDALEDQHSQQP, encoded by the coding sequence ATGAAAAACCGCTACCTCAACAGCATGGTGCCCGTTTTTGTTTTAAGGCACATCTCAAAGCTTAAATACTTAGGCTTGACGCTACTTATTGCGGCGTTGGTGTACTCATTTTTAATGAGCTCTGCTTGGCTGGTCCTGTGCTATGGTCTGGCGCTATTTTTGTTTGGTATGCAGTGTATTGAAAGTGGGCTGCACAATGCAGCAGGCGGTACATTAGAGCGATTAATGGCAAAAAGTACCGAGACACCGGTCAAAGGCTTTTTATTTGGTATCGGCTCTACTTTTTTATTGCAGTCCACTACCCTAGTTTCGTTATTGACCATTGCTTTTTTAAGTACCGGTATGATTACCTTGGCCGGTGGTTTGGCGGTAATCTTAGGCACCAACTTAGGGGCGTCGAGTGGTGCGTGGCTACTGGCGTTAGCGGGTCAAAGTATCAGCTTAAGCCCTGCCGCTATCCCTATGTTAGTGGTCGGCGTACTGCTTGGCTTTTTGGACAGTCGTCTAAAAGCACTTGGACAAGCGCTAATCGGGATTGCGCTAATCTTCTTAGGTATTGACTCTATTAAAGATGGCTTTGGTGCCTTTAATACCATTGAGCTCAGTGGCATTGAGGCCAGCGGTGTCTCACAAGTGCTGCTGTTTACCTTTATTGGCTTTATCCTAACTTGTGTTTTGCAATCCTCACACGCCACCTTGATTTTGATTTTAGCGGCGCTATCCGCACAGCAAATTACACTGCCTCAAGGCTTTGCCATTGCACTGGGTTCAAACTTAGGCAGTAGCTTTACCACCGCGTTGGTTGGTATGCTCAGTAGTGATCGCAATGGACAACGATTGGCGCTGGCTCACCTAATATTTAACTGGGTCACCGCGTTACTGTCATTGATACTGTGGTTGCCTTTGACTTACTTGGTGTCTTGGATTGCCATTCAGGCGCGCATGCCATCGCCCTTATTGCAGCTGGCACTGTTTCACACCCTATTTAACGTCTTAGGTCTGTCAGTATTTTGGGGATTGCAAAACAAACTGGTGCAGGTGCTGGTTAAGATATTGCCTGACAAAAAACCGAAAAAACGTCTGCCTGATGACTCTGAAGCAGTCCTACCGCGCCACTTGCATAGCAACATGTTGAAGTCGACAGACACCGCTATTTATGCGGTTACTCAAGAAGTGCAGCATCTTGCGATACTCGGACTAGAAGTGGTCTGTCATGCCATTTATATTCCTAATGCAGAGTTATATCACCCCAGCGACAGACTGCCTGTCCCTAAAACGCCATTACAACTGGACGTACAAAGCCTGTATGAATGGCAAATTAAGCCGTTATATAGCGACATATTAAGCTTTACCAGTAAGATTGATATTCAAGACAATAAAAAGCTGCAAAAAAAGCTGACCGATGCTCACATAGCAGCGTTTCACGTGGTCGAAATTGTCAAACAAAGCAAACACTTACAGAAAAATATGCAGCACTTCTTAAGTCATCCTGAGGCTCAGGTATATCAAGACTATATGCAGCTGCGTCAAAGCTTGTTTGAGATGTTATTAAGCTTCAATCAGATCCGCAGTGAAATAAATGACAACTCAGAGCAGCAGTCGGATATCGACCGCTTTATTGAGCAAAGTGAATATACCTCACCGCTACACGCACAGGTACTAGAAAAGCTTAGAGCCGAGGGGCTAGACAAGCTGCAAGCCTCATCGCTGATTAACGATATGAACTATGTGCGTCGTATCAGCAGTGGCTTATCAGAGATTTTAATTAGCTTAGCGACACCACAAGACAAAAAAAGCCAATCTAAAAAGAAAAAGAAGAAAAAATCGTCAAAAAAATCAAAACAGTCTCAACAAGAGGCAACACCTGACGCATTAGAGGATCAACATAGCCAACAGCCTTAA
- a CDS encoding class II glutamine amidotransferase, with the protein MCQLLGMNANTPTDIGFSFTGFHNRGGKTDHHNDGFGIAFFEPNACDINDPALTQQQTLARNRARGLRLFHDDKPSSQSPVAELVKNYPIKALNVVAHIRKATQGTNCLANTHPFVREVWGEQWVFAHNGQMNESFIQRCQRLQKNGNSEHCRPVGTTDSEAAFCYLINRLKSTYKERPSDQELFRFLTTQCRYLAANGLFNCLLSNGDWQLAYANSLLFYLTRKAPFGEAKLADDDLSINFSDVTTENDKVTILVTVPLTNNEDWQQLAVNECLVFQDGDIIFQDTPSLRKYLTVEEGIAIAREVGASI; encoded by the coding sequence ATGTGTCAATTATTAGGGATGAACGCCAATACCCCAACCGATATTGGCTTTAGCTTTACTGGATTTCATAACCGTGGTGGCAAGACAGACCATCATAACGATGGCTTTGGTATTGCATTTTTTGAACCTAACGCTTGCGACATCAATGATCCAGCACTGACTCAACAACAAACCCTAGCCCGCAATCGTGCGCGTGGGCTAAGACTGTTTCATGACGACAAGCCAAGCTCTCAATCACCGGTTGCTGAGCTGGTCAAAAACTACCCCATCAAAGCGCTCAATGTGGTTGCTCATATTCGCAAGGCCACGCAAGGTACCAACTGTTTGGCCAATACCCATCCGTTCGTCCGTGAAGTCTGGGGTGAGCAGTGGGTATTTGCCCACAACGGTCAGATGAATGAAAGCTTTATCCAACGTTGTCAGCGCCTACAAAAAAATGGCAACAGCGAGCACTGTCGTCCGGTCGGTACAACCGACTCCGAAGCGGCGTTTTGTTATTTAATCAATCGCTTAAAGTCGACCTACAAAGAGCGTCCGTCCGACCAAGAGCTGTTCCGATTTTTGACCACTCAATGTCGCTACTTAGCCGCCAATGGTTTATTCAACTGCCTATTATCAAATGGCGATTGGCAATTGGCATATGCCAACTCGTTGCTGTTTTATCTGACCCGTAAAGCGCCATTTGGTGAAGCGAAGCTGGCAGATGATGACTTATCGATTAACTTTAGTGATGTCACCACTGAAAATGATAAAGTCACTATCTTAGTCACTGTTCCATTAACCAATAACGAAGACTGGCAACAACTGGCGGTGAATGAATGCTTGGTATTCCAAGATGGCGATATCATCTTTCAAGACACCCCTAGCCTGCGCAAATACTTAACCGTTGAAGAAGGGATTGCCATCGCTCGAGAAGTCGGTGCCAGTATTTAG
- the hisF gene encoding imidazole glycerol phosphate synthase subunit HisF: MMLAKRIIPCLDVDNGRVVKGVKFVDIKDAGDPVEVAKRYNEQGADEITFLDITATHHGRDTTYEMVERIAEAVFVPLTVGGGVRKIEDIRNLLNAGADKVAINSAAVFTPEFVGEAAEKFGSQCIVVAIDAKRVDDVDGALRWEIFTHGGRKPTGIDAVAWAERMADLGAGELLVTSMDGDGTKQGYDLALMKAITSRVNVPVIASGGVGNLQHLADGVLQGGADAVLAASIFHFGEYTVAEAKQFMQQQGIEVRL, translated from the coding sequence GTGATGTTAGCTAAACGAATTATTCCATGTTTGGATGTGGATAATGGCCGTGTGGTCAAAGGGGTTAAGTTTGTTGATATTAAAGATGCCGGCGACCCTGTTGAAGTGGCCAAGCGCTATAACGAACAAGGTGCTGACGAGATTACCTTTTTGGATATTACCGCCACTCACCATGGGCGTGATACTACCTATGAGATGGTTGAGCGCATCGCAGAAGCGGTATTTGTGCCATTAACCGTCGGCGGTGGGGTGCGTAAAATTGAAGACATACGCAACTTACTTAATGCCGGCGCTGATAAAGTGGCGATTAACTCAGCAGCGGTATTCACGCCTGAGTTTGTCGGTGAGGCAGCAGAGAAGTTTGGCAGCCAGTGTATCGTTGTCGCCATTGATGCCAAGCGTGTGGATGATGTCGATGGCGCACTAAGATGGGAGATATTCACTCATGGCGGTCGTAAGCCAACCGGTATTGATGCCGTCGCTTGGGCAGAAAGAATGGCCGACTTAGGTGCCGGCGAGCTACTAGTCACTTCTATGGATGGCGATGGTACCAAGCAAGGCTATGATTTGGCATTGATGAAAGCCATTACCAGCCGCGTCAATGTACCCGTGATTGCCTCTGGCGGCGTCGGTAATTTGCAGCATTTGGCCGATGGTGTGCTACAAGGCGGCGCAGATGCAGTATTGGCCGCCAGTATTTTCCACTTTGGCGAATACACCGTGGCAGAAGCGAAGCAGTTTATGCAGCAGCAGGGTATTGAAGTACGCCTGTAA
- the nusB gene encoding transcription antitermination factor NusB codes for MSNQNPAQTEENNQFDINESSYKTSHAAVRKARRFALQGLYEWLMTDHRFEQMGEAQWKANPPHDIAARTRATNAMHTVHLGYYHTLMRDIPQQIDELEALIKPYLDREISKIDMVEHAVLLIGAYELQHSLHIPYKVVLDEAMKLNTHFGATDAHKLINAVMDKLAAQLREVEVQADIGGGYKQKQKQASASKAQDAADAAEASTDSVDVDKVTADNAQDGEQKAQAKPRLSLKSKKDA; via the coding sequence ATGAGCAACCAAAATCCGGCACAAACTGAAGAAAACAATCAGTTCGATATCAACGAATCCAGTTATAAGACCAGCCATGCTGCCGTCCGCAAGGCACGTCGTTTTGCGCTACAAGGGCTATACGAGTGGTTGATGACAGATCATCGCTTTGAGCAAATGGGTGAAGCCCAATGGAAGGCCAATCCGCCACATGATATCGCAGCGCGTACCCGTGCTACTAATGCGATGCATACGGTACATCTGGGCTATTACCATACATTGATGCGTGATATTCCTCAGCAAATCGATGAGCTAGAAGCCTTGATTAAGCCTTATCTGGATCGTGAAATCAGCAAGATTGATATGGTTGAGCATGCCGTACTGCTAATCGGTGCTTATGAGCTGCAGCATAGCCTGCATATCCCTTATAAGGTAGTGCTTGATGAAGCGATGAAGCTAAATACCCACTTTGGGGCAACCGATGCGCATAAACTGATTAATGCGGTGATGGATAAGCTAGCGGCTCAGCTGCGTGAGGTTGAAGTTCAAGCTGATATCGGCGGCGGCTATAAGCAAAAGCAAAAGCAAGCATCAGCTTCTAAAGCGCAAGACGCTGCGGATGCGGCTGAAGCAAGCACTGACAGTGTAGATGTGGATAAAGTGACGGCAGACAATGCTCAAGATGGCGAGCAAAAAGCGCAAGCTAAGCCAAGACTGAGCCTTAAGTCGAAAAAAGACGCTTAA
- a CDS encoding neutral/alkaline non-lysosomal ceramidase N-terminal domain-containing protein → MSTINSSHHQAYQTLIKPLLTLSASTLLSILSLTVSNAALAAESKSNPPAHELTNSQHASDYLLGVGQADITGAAAETGMFGYAAKQVVEGLNDRLYAHAYIVATADNTSTDTHADANTGINNANDRIVYVSADMGAMFTAVKLAVLDKLHAKYGDLYNDTNVMLTATHTHVGNAGYSHQRLYQVASMDDTQAGYSRQNFNAIVDGIVRAIERAHDTLAPGQLSLAQDNLSGATRNRSEPAYNNNADADKYTSNVNERMTQLRFDSADGTPLGLINWFAIHPTSFSSQFKYLSADNKGYAQLGFADYISNQTGKPFVAAFANADSGDVVAAGGNAYSAAGYEGSDNEWENVIRDGSLQLNKAKQLWSQGQTVSGPIATRARWVELQGYQVDGKYTQGAGAQRLCQAARGYSFAAGAENGPSNIPGIYEGMTRERSDSQPKPPPATLLGSITRGAFSLVSAVSQDDCQAEKKVLLPTGKLGWVDSQQPVQLMRIGNLAIVAIPGEPTTMVGRRLRQAVLTQLQDTGVDTVIVNGLANNYSGYVTTREEYALQHYEGASTAYGPYQSNAYLQEYTQLAQAMRDNTAVSNSDNRAPTPQLSDYSFAERPGVSFDDTPPSQHWGQVLTQPNSSYNTGDTATAVFRGAHPKNNLRSEDSFLIIQRQIDGQWVDYLSDADFDTTYSWQREGISYSKVTIDWRIGADTPAGTYRIVHQGDWKNGADQSITAYRGASRSFTVNPIN, encoded by the coding sequence ATGTCGACCATCAATTCCTCTCATCATCAAGCCTATCAGACACTGATTAAGCCGCTGCTAACCCTATCTGCCTCAACACTGCTTAGTATCTTAAGTCTGACCGTCAGTAACGCAGCACTGGCAGCAGAATCAAAGTCTAACCCGCCAGCTCATGAATTAACCAACTCTCAACACGCCAGCGACTATTTACTGGGTGTGGGACAAGCCGATATCACAGGTGCGGCAGCAGAAACTGGCATGTTTGGTTATGCTGCCAAACAAGTGGTCGAAGGCCTAAACGATCGACTGTATGCGCACGCCTATATTGTCGCAACCGCTGATAATACTAGCACTGACACTCATGCTGATGCTAACACGGGCATCAATAATGCTAACGACCGTATAGTGTATGTCTCAGCGGATATGGGCGCCATGTTTACCGCTGTCAAATTGGCGGTACTCGACAAGCTGCATGCCAAATATGGCGACTTATATAATGACACCAATGTGATGCTTACCGCTACCCACACCCACGTGGGTAATGCTGGCTACTCGCATCAACGCCTGTATCAAGTTGCCAGTATGGATGACACCCAAGCCGGTTATAGCCGTCAAAACTTTAATGCCATTGTTGACGGTATCGTCCGAGCTATTGAGCGTGCTCACGATACCCTCGCTCCAGGGCAATTATCACTGGCACAAGACAACTTATCAGGCGCTACCCGCAATCGCTCTGAGCCGGCGTATAACAACAACGCAGACGCTGACAAATACACCAGCAACGTCAATGAGCGCATGACTCAATTACGCTTTGATAGCGCAGACGGCACCCCTTTGGGTCTAATCAACTGGTTTGCGATACATCCAACCAGCTTTAGTAGCCAATTCAAATACCTAAGTGCTGACAACAAAGGCTATGCACAGCTTGGCTTCGCTGATTATATCAGTAACCAAACCGGCAAACCTTTTGTCGCCGCCTTTGCCAATGCGGACTCAGGCGATGTGGTCGCGGCTGGCGGTAATGCCTACTCTGCTGCTGGCTATGAAGGCAGTGACAATGAATGGGAAAACGTCATTCGCGATGGCTCATTGCAACTGAACAAAGCAAAACAGCTGTGGTCACAAGGACAAACCGTATCTGGTCCTATCGCGACCCGTGCACGCTGGGTTGAATTGCAAGGCTATCAAGTAGACGGCAAATATACCCAAGGCGCCGGTGCTCAGCGCTTATGCCAAGCCGCTCGAGGCTACTCGTTCGCTGCTGGTGCCGAAAATGGCCCATCTAACATTCCTGGTATCTATGAAGGCATGACCCGTGAGCGTAGCGACTCTCAACCAAAACCGCCACCTGCCACACTGCTTGGCAGCATCACTCGCGGTGCCTTTTCACTGGTGTCAGCGGTTAGTCAAGATGATTGCCAAGCTGAAAAGAAAGTCCTGCTGCCTACGGGCAAGTTGGGCTGGGTCGATAGCCAACAGCCTGTGCAGTTAATGCGCATTGGTAACTTGGCCATCGTTGCCATCCCGGGTGAGCCCACAACCATGGTTGGTCGTCGATTACGCCAGGCCGTATTAACCCAGCTGCAAGACACAGGCGTCGATACGGTTATCGTTAACGGCTTGGCCAACAACTATAGCGGCTACGTGACAACGCGCGAAGAATACGCCTTACAGCATTATGAAGGCGCCTCTACCGCTTACGGCCCCTATCAGAGCAATGCTTATCTGCAAGAATACACGCAATTAGCACAAGCCATGCGAGACAATACTGCTGTTAGTAATAGCGACAATAGGGCGCCAACACCACAGCTGTCGGATTACTCATTTGCTGAGCGTCCAGGTGTCAGCTTTGATGATACACCACCAAGCCAGCACTGGGGGCAAGTGCTTACTCAGCCCAATAGTAGCTATAACACGGGTGATACCGCCACTGCTGTATTCCGTGGGGCCCATCCTAAGAATAACTTACGCAGTGAAGACAGCTTTTTAATCATCCAACGTCAGATTGATGGTCAATGGGTCGATTACCTCAGCGATGCCGACTTTGATACGACCTATAGCTGGCAGCGTGAAGGCATTAGCTATAGCAAGGTTACTATCGACTGGCGCATTGGTGCGGATACCCCAGCTGGCACTTATCGCATCGTACATCAAGGCGACTGGAAAAATGGCGCCGACCAAAGCATCACTGCGTATCGCGGCGCTTCACGCTCATTTACGGTTAATCCTATAAACTAG
- a CDS encoding homoserine kinase → MSVYTHLSDDQFAAFCHAFGVSFAKAIPITQGIKNSNWFIQTTEDAEGSYSYVFTLFEERPPEDIAKMAAILNRLKGTLPVAAPLAKSTPKADGSPDYLIQYEDKAITLVPCLSGGHPQQISAAMCRSMGQALATLHNELQSLTPAEKYGVPLYPWDQVRDREIQYMPADEAKLMQDIWQSYETLPLDELPKGLCHLDMFADNTLWDLTDGKETLTGLLDFTEVSVEHYVMDIAITINDFCTIWGTASNGELVEFDRQKMQAFVEGYQAVRPLTAAEQKALPIMLAMAAVTFWLLRLNVIHYNREQGRTGDNIMVKNPDLMKRLAAYHWSQVTATAI, encoded by the coding sequence ATGTCTGTTTATACCCACTTATCAGATGACCAATTTGCCGCTTTTTGCCATGCCTTTGGCGTTTCATTTGCCAAGGCCATTCCCATTACTCAGGGCATCAAAAACTCTAACTGGTTTATCCAAACCACTGAGGATGCAGAGGGCAGCTACTCCTACGTATTCACCTTATTTGAAGAGCGCCCACCAGAAGATATTGCCAAAATGGCCGCCATTTTAAACCGTCTCAAAGGCACCTTGCCGGTAGCAGCGCCACTGGCTAAAAGCACGCCAAAAGCTGATGGCTCACCGGATTATCTAATTCAGTACGAAGACAAAGCCATTACCCTTGTGCCCTGCTTATCTGGTGGTCATCCGCAGCAGATCAGCGCGGCGATGTGTCGCAGTATGGGTCAAGCGTTGGCTACCTTACACAATGAGCTTCAAAGCCTGACCCCTGCTGAAAAATACGGCGTGCCGTTATATCCTTGGGACCAAGTGCGCGATCGTGAGATTCAATACATGCCAGCCGATGAAGCTAAGCTGATGCAAGATATCTGGCAAAGCTATGAAACCTTACCACTAGATGAGTTGCCAAAAGGCTTATGTCACTTAGATATGTTCGCTGACAATACGCTATGGGACTTAACCGATGGCAAAGAAACGCTAACCGGCCTGTTGGACTTCACCGAAGTCAGTGTCGAGCATTATGTGATGGATATTGCCATTACTATCAATGATTTCTGTACCATTTGGGGCACTGCAAGCAATGGCGAGTTGGTCGAATTTGACCGTCAAAAGATGCAGGCGTTTGTGGAAGGATATCAAGCGGTTCGTCCATTGACTGCTGCTGAGCAAAAAGCGCTCCCTATTATGTTAGCCATGGCAGCGGTCACCTTCTGGTTATTGCGTCTTAACGTCATTCATTACAACCGTGAGCAAGGCCGTACTGGTGACAATATTATGGTCAAAAACCCAGACTTGATGAAGCGTCTGGCAGCTTACCATTGGAGCCAAGTGACAGCGACGGCTATTTAA
- a CDS encoding phosphatidylglycerophosphatase A produces the protein MSSNRSSDPSSSHSAKPDIRQSNACPPLPTDATLFDKVVYGLGIGLGSGLPKRAPGTWGTLGGVIVALPLMQLGFIAFFSITLVSSVIGIAICERTSNLMQVHDDPHIVWDEWAGIWISLLPVAFLLTYAPEYLSQASYWFSIVLAFVLFRLFDIAKPSPIKWADEKLSGGLGIMLDDILAGIMALVAWLMIVASILMFYPNSGY, from the coding sequence ATGTCATCTAATCGGTCATCAGACCCGTCCTCCTCTCATTCAGCTAAGCCTGACATTCGTCAATCCAACGCTTGCCCTCCATTACCTACCGATGCAACCTTATTTGATAAAGTAGTCTATGGGTTAGGCATAGGCTTAGGCAGCGGTCTGCCTAAGCGTGCGCCAGGTACTTGGGGTACGCTTGGTGGGGTCATTGTGGCATTGCCGCTAATGCAGCTTGGCTTTATTGCTTTTTTCTCAATTACCTTGGTGTCCAGTGTAATTGGTATAGCCATTTGTGAACGCACTTCAAATTTGATGCAGGTGCATGACGACCCGCATATTGTGTGGGACGAGTGGGCAGGGATATGGATCAGCTTGTTGCCAGTGGCATTTTTGTTGACCTACGCACCAGAGTATTTGTCTCAGGCCAGTTATTGGTTTTCGATTGTGTTGGCGTTTGTTTTATTCCGCCTATTTGATATTGCCAAACCAAGCCCCATTAAATGGGCAGATGAAAAGCTGTCTGGTGGCCTTGGTATCATGTTAGATGATATTCTAGCAGGTATCATGGCATTGGTAGCTTGGCTGATGATCGTGGCCAGTATCCTGATGTTTTATCCTAATTCTGGTTATTAA
- a CDS encoding YchJ family protein translates to MTSASVCPCRIQPAISPVLNDTDQPQLQQQQNLAYADCCQPLHQGTAYAKTAEQLMRSRYSAFVMCLTDYIVDTTVPAQQASLDKSSIERWAKETQWAGLQILQHRPKLGKRHAQVEFNAYFHHLDQGTLALDAHHELSGFVLIDNKWYFLDPTVTMPVTQKQPCICGSGEKFKRCCGPFI, encoded by the coding sequence ATGACATCCGCATCTGTTTGCCCCTGCCGCATCCAACCGGCTATTAGCCCTGTTTTAAATGATACTGATCAACCGCAGTTGCAGCAGCAACAGAATCTGGCTTATGCCGACTGCTGTCAGCCTTTGCACCAAGGTACCGCGTATGCGAAAACCGCTGAGCAATTAATGCGCTCTCGTTATAGTGCTTTTGTGATGTGCTTAACTGACTATATCGTAGACACCACGGTGCCGGCGCAGCAAGCCTCACTTGATAAATCCAGCATTGAGCGCTGGGCAAAAGAGACGCAGTGGGCAGGTCTACAAATTTTACAACATCGTCCGAAGTTGGGTAAGCGACATGCGCAAGTTGAGTTCAACGCTTATTTTCATCATTTAGATCAAGGAACACTGGCATTAGATGCGCATCATGAGCTGTCAGGCTTTGTATTAATTGACAATAAGTGGTACTTCCTAGATCCCACTGTCACTATGCCCGTTACTCAAAAGCAGCCTTGTATTTGTGGGTCAGGTGAGAAGTTTAAGCGTTGCTGCGGACCATTTATTTAG
- the ribE gene encoding 6,7-dimethyl-8-ribityllumazine synthase, which yields MQDLQQQRDDITHIEGNLYQNTEARIGIVVGRFNAFVVESLVDGAIDALLRHGVSGSNISVIRVPGAFELPLAAQRAAESDRFDAIVALGAVIRGSTPHFDYVAGSSANGLASVSMDYNIPVINGILTTDSIEQAIERSGTKAGNKGAEAAMVALEMIAVLSQLDVDYDYEDED from the coding sequence ATGCAAGATTTACAACAACAACGCGACGACATTACCCATATTGAAGGTAACTTATATCAAAACACAGAAGCCCGTATTGGTATCGTGGTCGGTCGTTTCAACGCTTTCGTCGTTGAGTCCCTAGTCGATGGTGCAATTGACGCTTTATTACGTCATGGTGTTTCAGGTAGCAATATCAGCGTAATCCGCGTACCAGGTGCATTTGAGTTGCCTTTGGCCGCTCAGCGTGCTGCAGAGTCAGATCGTTTTGACGCCATTGTTGCCTTAGGCGCAGTGATTCGTGGTAGCACGCCACACTTTGACTATGTCGCAGGCAGCTCAGCCAATGGTTTGGCCAGTGTGTCTATGGACTACAATATCCCAGTGATTAACGGCATCTTGACCACGGATTCGATTGAGCAAGCCATTGAGCGCTCAGGCACTAAAGCGGGCAACAAAGGCGCAGAAGCGGCGATGGTTGCATTAGAAATGATTGCTGTTTTATCACAGCTTGATGTTGATTATGACTACGAAGACGAAGACTAA
- the thiL gene encoding thiamine-phosphate kinase has protein sequence MTEFELIYDYFKQQMQSFVATEALQQALVVKSLGDDAAVVELAANAKWVTCVDTLVQGRHFSTEWDQIEQLAFAIGYKSVVVNVSDLAAMGAQPHSILLALALPQRLATADWLQAFAKGLFHACTQYGVRLIGGDTTRHDNLVISVTANGVMADQALPIYRHGAQVGDKVYVSGTLGDANYALQHADTEIGQQLAHRLHMPTPRVTLGTALAAQGLATAMIDVSDGLVQDLGHICQQSGVAMQLELTQLPASSGLQQVALPVRALCQLTGGDDYELAFTLPATASVPQSYLDAGHKVTCIGEVVAMSATDQQHPNTAITLLYQGQPLSAQQPYPFSQLPDLGGYQHFSKE, from the coding sequence ATGACTGAATTTGAGCTCATTTATGATTATTTTAAGCAGCAAATGCAGTCATTTGTTGCCACCGAAGCTCTGCAACAAGCCCTGGTCGTAAAAAGCCTAGGTGATGATGCTGCAGTGGTAGAGTTGGCAGCGAACGCTAAATGGGTGACCTGTGTCGATACCTTGGTACAAGGTCGTCATTTTAGTACAGAATGGGACCAGATTGAGCAGTTGGCCTTTGCCATCGGTTATAAATCGGTGGTGGTCAATGTGTCCGATTTGGCAGCGATGGGTGCCCAGCCACACAGCATCCTATTGGCACTGGCACTGCCGCAGCGCTTGGCAACAGCAGATTGGTTACAAGCTTTTGCCAAAGGATTATTCCATGCTTGTACGCAGTATGGAGTGCGCCTAATTGGCGGTGATACCACCCGTCATGACAATCTGGTGATTAGTGTCACAGCCAATGGGGTAATGGCCGATCAGGCGTTGCCTATTTATCGTCATGGTGCACAAGTTGGCGATAAGGTTTATGTCTCTGGAACGCTCGGTGATGCCAACTATGCGTTGCAGCATGCAGATACTGAGATTGGTCAACAGTTGGCGCATCGCCTGCATATGCCGACGCCAAGAGTGACCTTGGGTACAGCGTTGGCTGCTCAAGGCTTGGCAACGGCTATGATCGATGTATCTGATGGATTGGTTCAGGATTTAGGTCATATCTGTCAGCAAAGTGGGGTAGCGATGCAGCTGGAGTTAACACAGCTGCCGGCCAGCTCTGGATTACAGCAAGTAGCATTGCCAGTCAGAGCGTTGTGTCAGCTGACCGGAGGCGACGACTATGAGTTAGCGTTTACCTTGCCGGCGACGGCCAGTGTACCTCAGTCTTATCTTGATGCGGGCCACAAGGTGACTTGTATCGGCGAGGTAGTGGCAATGTCTGCTACTGACCAGCAGCACCCGAATACAGCGATTACTTTGCTTTATCAAGGTCAGCCGCTGAGTGCGCAGCAGCCATATCCATTTTCACAGCTACCAGATTTAGGTGGTTATCAGCATTTCAGCAAGGAGTAG